In Helianthus annuus cultivar XRQ/B chromosome 8, HanXRQr2.0-SUNRISE, whole genome shotgun sequence, a single genomic region encodes these proteins:
- the LOC110870968 gene encoding pre-mRNA-splicing factor cwc22 produces the protein MMDEEQTRIRDETDTNLVNLRRAIYLTIMSSVDYEEAGHRLLRIKLEPGQEKEVCIMLIECCSHERSYLGYYGLLGQRLCMINKVHQENFEMCFVQHYSMIHRLETNKLRNVAMFFAHLLATDALPWHVLAYIRLTEKDTTSSSRIFIKILFQELSRHLGIRVLYKRLTDPRMQDDFESLFPRDNPKNTRFSINFFTCIGLGGITAKQRQYLKAGSNESRSGSDHKSRKHPRRW, from the coding sequence ATGATGGACGAAGAACAAACGCGAATTAGAGACGAAACCGATACAAATCTAGTTAACCTCCGAAGAGCAATTTATTTAACAATTATGTCTAGCGTTGATTATGAGGAGGCTGGTCATAGGCTCCTCAGAATCAAACTGGAGCCAGGACAAGAGAAGGAAGTGTGCATTATGTTAATAGAGTGTTGTAGTCATGAGAGAAGTTACCTTGGTTACTACGGGCTTTTGGGCCAGAGGTTGTGCATGATCAATAAAGTCCACCAAGAAAACTTTGAGATGTGTTTTGTTCAGCATTACTCAATGATCCATAGGCTTGAGACCAACAAACTACGTAATGTGGCCATGTTTTTCGCACATCTCCTTGCGACTGATGCTTTGCCTTGGCATGTTTTGGCTTATATTCGGTTGACCGAGAAGGACACAACTTCCTCTTCTAGAATCTTCATCAAGATTCTCTTCCAAGAGTTGTCACGCCATCTCGGCATTCGCGTATTGTACAAGCGCCTTACTGACCCTAGGATGCAGGATGATTTTGAATCTCTTTTCCCAAGAGATAACCCCAAAAACACCCGGTTTTCAATCAACTTTTTCACGTGCATTGGGCTTGGTGGGATCACTGCGAAACAACGACAGTATTTGAAAGCGGGATCCAATGAAAGCAGGAGTGGAAGTGATCACAAGAGCCGCAAGCACCCAAGGAGATGGTAG
- the LOC110869766 gene encoding disease resistance protein RPV1-like, with amino-acid sequence MNFPRKSPTFFSLKKRNTSPTPHKFHYDVFLSFRGEDTRHTISNDLYNALIDAGIHTFRDDDELPRGNDIPSELIKAIEESRASIVVFSKDYASSRWCLDELVKILECKTTLDQFVFPVFYDVDRCHVLQQTGSFESAFARHDVRFDREKVEKWRAALTEAAGLEGWELYHMESMSEKSEFVNEIVTKVRHKVKPKWFVAKHPVGLDSRIEELRSLIKDGLDNGCIIGIHGIKGIGKTTIVKEFYNTLFRKYEGCCFLTNVGEISKSADGITYLQRQLLLELEGKNYEIGNAYKGIDKIKSKLRCKRVLIVLDGVDELSQLDSLTGHISWFGKGSMIIVTTRSIHVLDQAKVGLRYEVKELNHEESLVLLSWYAFGCPVPFQSYKDLSREVVNYSQRTPMNLELIGSSLVGTTKDEWENMLARLKKNSLILIE; translated from the exons ATGAATTTCCCAAGAAAATCCCCAACATTCTTCTCCCTCAAGAAACGAAACACATCACCAACTCCTCACAAATTTCATTACGATGTCTTCTTAAGCTTTAGAGGTGAAGACACCCGACACACCATCTCCAACGATCTCTACAATGCTCTGATCGATGCCGGAATCCACACGTTTCGCGACGACGATGAATTGCCTAGAGGCAACGATATACCATCCGAGTTAATCAAAGCTATCGAGGAATCAAGGGCGTCGATCGTTGTTTTCTCAAAGGATTATGCATCGTCCAGATGGTGTCTGGATGAGTTGGTGAAGATTCTTGAATGTAAAACAACGCTTGATCAGTTTGTTTTTCCCGTGTTTTATGATGTTGATCGGTGTCATGTTCTCCAGCAAACTGGGAGCTTTGAATCGGCTTTCGCAAGACATGATGTTCGATTTGATCGGGAGAAGGTGGAGAAGTGGCGAGCTGCGTTGACAGAGGCGGCGGGTTTAGAGGGATGGGAGCTTTATCACATGGAAAGCAT GTCGGAAAAATCAGAATTCGTTAACGAAATTGTAACAAAGGTTCGACACAAAGTAAAGCCAAAGTGGTTCGTAGCTAAACATCCAGTCGGATTGGATTCTCGTATTGAAGAACTAAGATCACTGATCAAAGATGGGCTTGATAACGGATGTATTATTGGGATCCATGGTATTAAAGGCATTGGCAAAACAACTAttgttaaagaattttataatACACTTTTTAGAAAGTACGAAGGTTGTTGTTTTCTTACAAATGTTGGAGAAATATCAAAATCGGCTGATGGTATTACCTATTTACAAAGGCAACTCTTATTAGAGCTCGAAGGAAAGAATTATGAAATTGGTAATGCCTACAAAGGAATTgataaaataaaaagtaaactAAGATGCAAAAGAGTTCTTATTGTTCTTGATGGCGTTGATGAGTTAAGTCAACTAGACTCCTTAACCGGGCATATATCATGGTTCGGTAAGGGAAGTATGATCATTGTTACAACTAGAAGCATACATGTTTTGGATCAAGCAAAAGTTGGCTTGCGATACGAGGTCAAGGAGTTAAATCATGAGGAATCATTGGTGCTTTTAAGTTGGTATGCATTTGGATGTCCCGTTCCATTCCAATCTTATAAGGATCTATCGAGAGAAGTTGTGAACTACAGCCAACGGACCCCGATGAACCTTGAGCTCATCGGTTCTTCACTAGTTGGTACGACTAAAGACGAGTGGGAAAATATGCTTGCAAGATTAAAAAAGAACTCTCTCATCCTAATTGAATGA